A single window of Jiangella alkaliphila DNA harbors:
- a CDS encoding helix-turn-helix domain-containing protein: MADDYRGQIGRLIRDSRQHRGWTQSQLADALGTSQSAIHRIEHGQQNLSLEMIARIGESLDKQIVSLAPQGPVHLRVSGGQQLSGSIEVRSSKNASVALLCASLLNKGKTTLRGIARIEEVNRIIEVLESIGIGTRWLGEGRDLEITPPERLDLDSMDVEAARRTRSVIMFLGPLLHREVRFKLPYAGGCNLGTRTVDPHMSALRPFGLELKATGGYYHAEVDRSTSPVRPIVLIERGDTVTENALMAAARNDGVTVIRNASSNYMVQDLCFFLRRLGVRIDGIGSTTLTVHGIPDIDVDVDYAPSEDPIEAMSLLAAAIVTGSEVTVRRAPIEFLEIELALLEEMGLDYDRSGEYVAANGETRLVDLTVRPSTLRAPHDKIHPMPFPGLNIDNLPFFALIAATANGQTMIHDWVYENRAIYLTELTKLGGNVTLLDPHRVLVEGPTRWSGTEIICPPALRPAVVVLLAMMAAKGTSVLRNVYVINRGYEDLAARLSVLGARIEAFRDI; encoded by the coding sequence GTGGCAGACGACTACCGCGGCCAGATCGGCCGTTTGATCCGCGACTCGCGGCAGCATCGGGGCTGGACCCAGAGCCAGCTCGCCGACGCGCTCGGCACGAGCCAGAGCGCGATCCACCGCATCGAGCACGGGCAGCAGAACCTCAGTCTCGAGATGATCGCCCGTATCGGCGAGTCACTGGACAAGCAGATCGTGTCGCTGGCACCGCAGGGACCCGTGCATCTGCGGGTCAGCGGCGGACAGCAGCTCTCCGGCAGCATCGAGGTGCGGTCCAGCAAGAACGCCAGCGTCGCGCTGCTGTGCGCCAGCCTGCTGAACAAGGGCAAGACCACCCTGCGCGGCATCGCCCGTATCGAAGAGGTCAACCGCATCATCGAGGTGCTCGAGAGCATCGGCATCGGCACCCGCTGGCTGGGCGAGGGCCGCGACCTCGAGATCACCCCGCCCGAGCGGCTGGACCTCGACAGCATGGACGTCGAGGCGGCCCGGCGCACCCGCAGCGTCATCATGTTCCTCGGCCCGCTGCTGCATCGTGAGGTTCGGTTCAAGCTGCCGTACGCCGGCGGCTGCAACCTCGGCACCCGCACCGTCGACCCGCACATGTCCGCGCTGCGCCCGTTCGGCCTCGAGCTGAAGGCGACCGGCGGCTACTACCACGCCGAGGTCGACCGCTCGACGTCGCCGGTGCGGCCGATCGTGCTGATCGAGCGCGGCGACACCGTCACCGAGAACGCGCTGATGGCGGCGGCCCGCAACGACGGCGTCACCGTCATCCGCAACGCCAGCTCGAACTACATGGTCCAGGACCTGTGCTTCTTCCTGCGCCGCCTGGGCGTCCGCATCGACGGCATCGGCTCGACGACGCTGACGGTGCACGGCATCCCGGACATCGACGTCGACGTCGACTACGCGCCGTCCGAGGACCCGATCGAGGCGATGAGCCTGCTGGCCGCCGCGATCGTCACCGGCTCGGAGGTCACGGTCCGCCGGGCGCCGATCGAGTTCCTCGAGATCGAGCTGGCGCTGCTGGAAGAGATGGGCCTCGACTACGACCGCAGCGGCGAGTACGTCGCGGCGAACGGCGAGACCCGGCTGGTCGATCTGACGGTGCGGCCGTCGACGCTGCGGGCGCCGCACGACAAGATCCACCCGATGCCGTTCCCCGGCCTGAACATCGACAACCTGCCGTTCTTCGCGCTGATCGCGGCCACCGCGAACGGCCAGACGATGATCCACGACTGGGTGTACGAGAACCGCGCGATCTACCTGACCGAGCTGACCAAGCTCGGCGGCAACGTGACGCTGCTCGACCCGCACCGCGTACTGGTCGAGGGCCCGACGCGGTGGTCCGGCACGGAGATCATCTGCCCGCCGGCGCTGCGCCCGGCCGTCGTCGTGCTGCTGGCGATGATGGCCGCGAAGGGCACGTCGGTGCTGCGCAACGTGTACGTGATCAACCGGGGCTACGAGGATCTGGCCGCCCGGCTGTCCGTTCTCGGCGCCCGCATCGAGGCGTTCCGCGACATTTAG
- a CDS encoding DNA-3-methyladenine glycosylase 2 family protein yields the protein MLDEEACYRAVQGRDARFDGVFYIGVTSTGIYCRPSCPAMTPKRQNVRFYRTAAEAQTAGFRACRRCRPDATPGSAEWNARADVVGRAMRLIADGVVDRDGVAGLAGRLGYSERQVHRTLVEEVGAGPLRLARSQRAHTARVLLETTELQVTEIAFAAGFASIRQFNDTIREVYALTPSELRGRARKRGRAATAGTVELRLAYRQPADLRGVLDFLALRAVPGIEEVDGATYRRSLTLPHGTGVAELTPRDGWVQATLRLADPRDLTAAVARCRRVLDLDADPQAVDDLLGADPALGPLVAARPGVRVPGTVDGDELAVRGVIGQQISVLAARTVAGRLVAEHGKPLDAPVGTVTHAFPAAAVLASADPATFPMPRSRQRTLHELTSRLADGTIGLDTGVDRDEAERRLMDVPGIGPWTAKYVRMRALADPDVFLPTDLGVKHAMARLGLPSEPRAVAELAENWRPWRSYALLRVWSTL from the coding sequence ATGTTGGACGAAGAGGCGTGCTACCGCGCAGTTCAGGGCCGCGACGCGCGGTTCGACGGCGTCTTCTACATCGGCGTCACGTCGACCGGCATCTACTGCCGTCCCAGCTGCCCAGCCATGACGCCGAAGCGCCAGAACGTGCGCTTCTACCGCACCGCCGCCGAGGCACAGACGGCCGGCTTCCGGGCCTGCCGCCGCTGCCGGCCCGACGCGACGCCGGGATCGGCGGAGTGGAACGCCCGCGCCGACGTCGTCGGCCGGGCGATGCGGCTGATCGCGGACGGCGTCGTCGACCGCGACGGCGTCGCCGGACTGGCCGGCCGGCTCGGCTACAGCGAGCGCCAGGTGCACCGGACGCTGGTCGAGGAGGTCGGCGCCGGCCCGCTGCGGCTGGCCCGGTCACAGCGGGCGCACACCGCGCGGGTGCTGCTCGAGACGACGGAGCTCCAGGTCACCGAGATCGCGTTCGCGGCCGGGTTCGCCAGCATCCGCCAGTTCAACGACACGATCCGCGAGGTCTACGCGCTGACGCCGAGCGAGCTGCGCGGCCGGGCCCGCAAACGGGGTCGCGCGGCGACCGCCGGGACGGTCGAGCTGCGACTCGCGTACCGGCAGCCGGCCGACCTCCGCGGCGTGCTGGACTTCCTGGCGCTGCGCGCAGTGCCGGGCATCGAGGAGGTCGACGGCGCCACGTACCGGCGCAGCCTGACGCTGCCGCACGGCACGGGCGTCGCGGAGCTGACGCCGCGCGACGGCTGGGTGCAGGCGACGCTGCGGCTGGCCGACCCGCGCGACCTGACGGCGGCGGTGGCCCGGTGCCGCCGGGTGCTGGACCTCGACGCCGACCCGCAGGCCGTCGACGACCTGCTCGGCGCGGACCCCGCGCTCGGACCGCTGGTGGCCGCGCGTCCGGGCGTCCGGGTGCCGGGCACGGTCGACGGCGACGAGCTGGCGGTCCGCGGCGTGATCGGCCAGCAGATCTCCGTCCTCGCGGCGCGCACCGTCGCCGGCCGGCTGGTCGCCGAGCACGGCAAGCCGCTGGACGCGCCGGTCGGCACCGTCACACACGCGTTCCCGGCGGCGGCCGTGCTGGCCTCCGCCGACCCGGCGACGTTCCCGATGCCGCGCAGCCGGCAGCGCACGCTGCACGAGCTGACCAGCCGGCTGGCCGACGGCACGATCGGCCTCGACACCGGCGTCGACCGCGACGAAGCGGAGCGGCGGCTGATGGACGTCCCCGGCATCGGCCCGTGGACGGCGAAGTACGTGCGCATGCGCGCGCTCGCCGACCCTGACGTTTTCCTCCCGACCGACCTCGGCGTCAAGCACGCCATGGCCAGGCTCGGGCTGCCGTCCGAACCACGGGCGGTGGCCGAGCTGGCCGAGAACTGGCGGCCGTGGCGCTCGTACGCGCTGCTGCGCGTCTGGTCGACTCTCTGA
- a CDS encoding methylated-DNA--[protein]-cysteine S-methyltransferase — protein sequence MYWTTFDSPLGTMWLTGDGTALTGLYMERPAALDQPGWVEDDAPFAAARDQLAAYFTGERQDFDLPLSPVGTPFQQQVWAALRAIPYGETRSYREIAEQLGRPTASRAVGAANGRNPISVIVPCHRVVGSSGVLTGYAWGLERKRALLDLETAEV from the coding sequence ATGTACTGGACCACGTTCGACAGTCCGCTCGGCACGATGTGGCTGACCGGCGACGGCACGGCGCTGACCGGCCTCTACATGGAGCGCCCGGCGGCACTCGACCAGCCCGGCTGGGTCGAGGACGACGCGCCGTTCGCCGCGGCCCGCGACCAGCTGGCCGCGTACTTCACCGGCGAGCGGCAGGATTTCGACCTGCCGCTGAGCCCCGTCGGCACCCCGTTCCAGCAGCAGGTGTGGGCGGCGCTGCGAGCCATTCCGTACGGCGAGACCCGCAGCTATCGCGAGATCGCCGAGCAACTGGGCCGCCCGACGGCGTCGCGTGCGGTGGGCGCAGCGAACGGCCGCAACCCGATCTCCGTCATCGTCCCGTGCCACCGCGTGGTCGGCTCGTCCGGCGTGCTGACGGGGTACGCGTGGGGGCTGGAGCGCAAGCGGGCGCTGCTCGACCTGGAGACGGCCGAGGTCTAG
- a CDS encoding DNA-formamidopyrimidine glycosylase family protein, whose product MPEGDTVWLATRRLHDALAGDVLVRTDFRVPRLATTDLSGRTVIESVARGKHLLTRIDGGLTLHTHLRMDGTWRVFAAGRPWRGGPAFQIRVVLATARAEAVGYRLPVVELVRTADEAGVVGHLGPDLLGDDWSAEAAIERLARDQSRPLGEALLDQRVLAGIGNLYMAELCFLAGVSPYAPASAVPDPRFVVDEAHRLLHLGIETGRQVTTGDPRPGRQHWVYRRARRPCRRCGTPIRTGSIGAAPQDRISFWCPRCQPAR is encoded by the coding sequence ATGCCCGAAGGCGACACCGTCTGGCTGGCCACCCGCCGCCTGCACGACGCGCTGGCCGGCGACGTGCTGGTGCGCACCGACTTCCGTGTCCCGCGCCTGGCGACGACCGACCTGTCCGGGCGCACGGTGATCGAGTCGGTCGCGCGCGGGAAACACCTGCTGACCCGCATCGACGGCGGGCTGACCCTGCACACGCACCTGCGGATGGACGGCACGTGGCGGGTGTTCGCGGCCGGCCGGCCGTGGCGGGGCGGGCCGGCGTTCCAGATCCGCGTGGTGCTCGCGACGGCGCGAGCGGAGGCCGTCGGGTACCGGCTCCCGGTCGTCGAACTGGTCCGGACGGCCGACGAGGCCGGCGTCGTCGGCCACCTCGGCCCCGACCTGCTCGGCGACGACTGGTCCGCCGAGGCCGCGATCGAGCGGCTGGCGCGCGACCAGTCACGGCCGCTCGGCGAGGCGCTGCTGGACCAGCGCGTATTGGCCGGGATCGGCAACCTGTACATGGCCGAGCTGTGCTTCCTCGCTGGGGTGTCGCCGTACGCGCCGGCGTCCGCGGTGCCCGACCCGCGCTTCGTCGTCGACGAGGCGCACCGGCTGCTGCACCTGGGCATCGAGACCGGCCGCCAGGTGACCACGGGCGATCCGCGCCCCGGCCGGCAGCACTGGGTCTACCGCCGGGCGCGACGTCCCTGCCGGCGCTGCGGCACCCCGATCCGGACCGGCTCGATCGGCGCCGCTCCGCAGGACCGCATCAGCTTCTGGTGCCCTCGCTGCCAGCCCGCTCGGTGA
- a CDS encoding cytidine deaminase family protein translates to MTPALTDADRELIDAAAATIDASTDADSADAAGIHTMGAAVRDTNGRIHVGVNLWHFTGGPCAELVALGTARANGARRIEAIVAVGNHGRGVVGPCGRDRQILFDYHPGIRVLLPTSDGVRAALIEDLLPLAAVWTIDGGTQAYDPGRFDG, encoded by the coding sequence ATGACGCCGGCCCTGACCGATGCGGATCGCGAGCTGATCGACGCCGCCGCCGCGACCATCGACGCCAGCACCGATGCGGACAGCGCCGACGCGGCTGGCATCCACACGATGGGCGCCGCCGTCCGCGACACGAACGGCCGCATCCACGTCGGCGTCAATCTCTGGCACTTCACCGGCGGCCCGTGCGCTGAGCTCGTCGCGCTCGGCACGGCCCGCGCGAACGGCGCGCGCCGCATCGAGGCGATCGTCGCCGTCGGCAACCACGGCCGCGGCGTTGTCGGCCCCTGCGGCCGCGACCGGCAGATCCTGTTCGACTATCACCCCGGTATCCGGGTGCTTCTCCCCACCTCCGACGGCGTCCGCGCGGCGCTGATCGAGGATCTGCTGCCGCTCGCCGCGGTGTGGACCATCGACGGCGGGACGCAGGCCTACGACCCCGGGCGGTTCGACGGCTGA
- a CDS encoding alpha/beta fold hydrolase, with the protein MAVHTQFLTRPEGRLGYDVRGAGPLVVSVPGVGDLRSSYRFLAPVLADAGFRVATVDLRGHGDSDTTFTDYGDAATGDDIVALIRELGGGPAVVIGNSLGAAAAVWAAAHEPDLVSAIVMLGPFVRDAPTTPLTRILMAVALRRPWGAAAWGAYYRSLNAGIRPTDLADHVARIRTALRRPGAWSAFLRTIQTSHAPVTPLLANVSAPVLVMMGERDPDFTDPRAEADFIAGALGGGPAEVVMVADAGHYPQAQRPDVTGPAVAAFLATVRGA; encoded by the coding sequence ATGGCGGTTCACACCCAGTTCCTCACCCGGCCGGAAGGACGGCTGGGCTACGACGTTCGCGGCGCGGGGCCGCTCGTGGTGAGCGTCCCCGGCGTCGGCGACCTGCGGTCGAGTTACCGCTTCCTGGCGCCGGTACTGGCTGACGCCGGTTTCCGGGTGGCCACCGTGGATCTGCGCGGCCACGGCGACAGCGACACGACGTTCACCGACTACGGTGACGCCGCGACCGGCGACGACATCGTCGCGCTGATCCGGGAGCTCGGCGGCGGGCCGGCCGTCGTCATCGGCAACTCGCTGGGCGCCGCGGCTGCGGTCTGGGCCGCCGCGCACGAGCCCGACCTGGTCAGCGCGATCGTCATGCTCGGCCCGTTCGTCCGCGACGCCCCGACGACACCGCTGACCCGCATCCTGATGGCCGTCGCGCTGCGCCGGCCGTGGGGCGCGGCGGCGTGGGGCGCCTACTACCGCTCACTCAACGCGGGCATCCGGCCAACGGATCTGGCCGACCACGTCGCCCGCATCCGGACCGCGCTGCGCCGGCCGGGGGCGTGGTCCGCGTTCCTCCGCACCATTCAGACGTCGCACGCGCCGGTCACGCCGCTCCTCGCGAACGTGTCGGCGCCGGTGCTGGTCATGATGGGCGAGCGCGACCCCGACTTCACCGACCCGCGGGCCGAGGCCGACTTCATCGCCGGCGCGCTCGGCGGCGGCCCGGCCGAGGTCGTTATGGTCGCGGACGCCGGCCACTATCCGCAGGCCCAGCGGCCCGATGTCACCGGACCGGCCGTCGCAGCGTTCCTGGCGACGGTCCGCGGTGCCTAG
- a CDS encoding TetR/AcrR family transcriptional regulator has protein sequence MPRAGLTTAGVVDHALAVVDQQGVGGLTLAAVAGRAGVATPSLYKHVRGLPELRTLLGIRVLEEMADRFAAAVMGRSTDDAVAALLREYRAYATEYPARYATLPFDPLHNPGQVTAGTRLMNVFLAVMRGYDLQGSDAVHATRRCRAVAHGFVDIEVAGGFGLPEDLDETYEQLITMLVMSLRAQTRSTVTLPGNSRSANLPMA, from the coding sequence GTGCCTAGGGCCGGCCTCACGACCGCCGGTGTCGTCGACCACGCCCTCGCCGTCGTCGACCAGCAGGGAGTCGGCGGCCTGACGCTGGCTGCCGTCGCAGGCCGCGCCGGGGTGGCCACGCCGTCGCTCTACAAGCACGTGCGCGGCCTGCCCGAGTTGCGGACGCTGCTCGGTATCCGGGTGTTGGAGGAGATGGCGGACCGGTTCGCCGCGGCGGTCATGGGCCGCAGTACGGACGATGCCGTCGCCGCCCTGCTGCGCGAGTACCGGGCCTACGCCACCGAGTACCCGGCCCGCTACGCGACGCTGCCGTTCGACCCGCTGCACAACCCGGGTCAGGTCACCGCGGGCACCCGGCTGATGAACGTCTTCCTGGCCGTCATGCGGGGCTACGACCTGCAGGGCTCGGACGCCGTGCACGCCACCCGCCGCTGCCGAGCCGTCGCGCACGGCTTCGTCGACATCGAGGTGGCCGGCGGTTTCGGGCTACCGGAGGATCTCGACGAGACCTACGAACAGCTGATCACGATGCTCGTGATGTCGCTGCGCGCTCAGACCCGCTCGACGGTGACGTTGCCGGGGAACTCGCGGTCGGCGAACTTGCCGATGGCGTAG
- a CDS encoding EcsC family protein has protein sequence MGVRRSIGTWAGTTAARRAAPLVAARGANQFMSKAIEGFPGFPGAREVARRHLDKRGDVERAIRDVVEQHVRLAGVQGFVTNVGGIVTMPVTIPANIAGIAVLHLRMAAAIAHLRGYDLADPRVRTAALVTLLGRDGVEDSLRGRDLPGRPFDIATALNEPDPAVIERAVAAVTSQLVARIGGKHATLAIVRRVPLVGGAVSAGIDAFSTYAIGKFADREFPGNVTVERV, from the coding sequence ATGGGTGTGCGACGGAGCATCGGTACCTGGGCGGGCACGACCGCGGCGCGCCGGGCCGCGCCGCTCGTCGCCGCTCGTGGCGCGAACCAGTTCATGTCGAAAGCCATCGAGGGCTTCCCCGGCTTCCCGGGCGCCCGCGAGGTGGCCCGCCGTCATCTCGACAAGCGCGGCGACGTCGAGCGGGCCATCCGCGACGTCGTCGAGCAGCACGTCCGGCTGGCCGGCGTGCAGGGCTTCGTCACCAACGTCGGCGGCATCGTCACCATGCCGGTGACGATCCCCGCCAACATCGCCGGCATCGCCGTCCTGCACCTGCGCATGGCCGCGGCCATCGCGCACCTGCGCGGCTACGACCTCGCCGACCCTCGGGTCCGCACGGCGGCGCTGGTGACGCTGCTCGGCCGCGACGGCGTCGAGGACTCCCTGCGCGGGCGCGACCTCCCGGGCCGGCCGTTCGACATCGCCACCGCGCTCAACGAGCCCGACCCCGCGGTCATCGAGCGCGCCGTTGCCGCCGTCACGTCGCAGCTGGTCGCCCGCATCGGCGGCAAGCACGCCACGCTGGCCATCGTGCGCCGGGTGCCGCTGGTCGGCGGCGCGGTCAGCGCGGGCATCGACGCGTTCTCGACCTACGCCATCGGCAAGTTCGCCGACCGCGAGTTCCCCGGCAACGTCACCGTCGAGCGGGTCTGA
- the aat gene encoding leucyl/phenylalanyl-tRNA--protein transferase: MGGHVPVEPPPTRWELPSTSGEDDLVAFGADLEPGTLLAAYRNGLFPMPVDQLLGRATDLAWWSPNPRGVLPMGALKVSRSLRQSTHKFEIRVDTAFPDVIEACADPTRPGAWISDDIRRAYERLHRLGWAHSIEAWTADGRLAGGLYGVAIGGLFAGESMFHARQRWGRDASKVALVALVEMMRTEQPVGRLLDVQWGTRHLASLGVVEIPRPEYLSRLRRALELPLPPVFAEHAGHRAK; the protein is encoded by the coding sequence ATGGGAGGGCATGTGCCCGTCGAGCCACCACCGACCCGATGGGAGCTGCCGAGCACGTCCGGCGAGGACGACCTCGTCGCGTTCGGCGCCGATCTCGAGCCGGGGACGCTGCTCGCCGCGTATCGCAACGGCCTGTTCCCGATGCCGGTCGACCAGCTGCTCGGCCGCGCCACCGACCTCGCGTGGTGGTCGCCGAACCCGCGCGGCGTGCTGCCGATGGGCGCGCTGAAGGTCTCGCGGTCGCTGCGGCAGTCGACGCACAAGTTCGAGATCCGGGTCGACACCGCGTTCCCCGACGTCATCGAGGCGTGCGCCGATCCGACCCGGCCCGGCGCCTGGATCAGCGACGACATCCGCCGCGCCTACGAACGGCTGCACCGCCTCGGGTGGGCGCACTCGATCGAGGCATGGACGGCGGACGGGCGGCTGGCCGGCGGGCTGTACGGCGTCGCCATCGGCGGGCTGTTCGCCGGCGAGTCGATGTTCCACGCCCGGCAGCGGTGGGGCCGCGACGCGTCGAAGGTCGCGCTCGTCGCGCTGGTCGAGATGATGCGCACCGAGCAGCCGGTCGGCCGGCTGCTCGACGTGCAGTGGGGCACCCGGCACCTGGCCAGCCTCGGGGTCGTCGAGATCCCGCGGCCGGAGTACCTCAGCCGGTTGCGCCGCGCGCTCGAGCTGCCGCTGCCGCCGGTGTTCGCCGAACACGCCGGCCACAGGGCAAAATGA
- a CDS encoding Fpg/Nei family DNA glycosylase — protein sequence MPELPEVEALAAFLREKAVGKVVTRVDVAAISVLKTFDPPVTALGGLTVTSIGRHGKFVDLDCDGVHLIVHLARAGWLRWSDALSPKPPKPGGPLALRVHLNDESGFDLTEAGTRKRLAVYVVRDPADVPGIARLGVDPLSDEFTVARLQEILTSAGRAQIKGVLRDQAVIAGIGNAYSDEVLHAAKLSPFQPSSTLDADGVANLHAVIIDELTTALKRAEGLAAKDLKDSKRTNMRVHGRTGETCPVCGDVVREVSFADSSLQYCATCQTGGKILADRRMSKLLK from the coding sequence ATGCCCGAGCTGCCCGAGGTGGAAGCGCTCGCGGCCTTCCTTCGCGAGAAGGCCGTGGGCAAGGTGGTCACCCGTGTCGACGTCGCCGCCATCAGCGTGCTGAAGACGTTCGACCCTCCGGTCACGGCGCTCGGCGGGCTCACCGTCACGAGCATCGGCCGGCACGGCAAGTTCGTCGACCTCGACTGCGACGGCGTCCACCTCATCGTCCACCTGGCCCGCGCCGGCTGGCTGCGCTGGAGCGACGCGCTGTCGCCGAAGCCGCCGAAGCCGGGCGGCCCGCTGGCGCTGCGGGTGCACCTGAACGACGAGTCCGGGTTCGACCTCACCGAGGCCGGCACCCGCAAACGCCTCGCCGTCTACGTCGTGCGCGACCCCGCCGACGTCCCCGGCATCGCCCGCCTCGGCGTCGACCCGCTGTCCGACGAGTTCACCGTCGCCCGGTTGCAGGAGATCCTCACCAGCGCCGGCCGGGCGCAGATCAAGGGCGTGCTGCGCGACCAGGCGGTCATCGCCGGCATCGGCAACGCCTACTCCGACGAGGTGCTGCACGCCGCCAAGCTGTCGCCGTTCCAGCCGTCCTCCACCCTCGACGCCGACGGCGTCGCCAACCTGCACGCCGTCATCATCGACGAGCTGACGACGGCGCTGAAGCGGGCCGAAGGGCTGGCCGCGAAGGACCTCAAGGACAGCAAGCGCACCAACATGCGCGTGCACGGCCGGACCGGCGAGACCTGCCCCGTCTGCGGCGACGTCGTCCGCGAGGTGTCGTTCGCCGACTCCTCGCTGCAGTACTGCGCCACCTGCCAGACCGGCGGCAAGATCCTCGCCGACCGGCGCATGTCCAAGCTGCTCAAGTAG
- a CDS encoding FMN-dependent NADH-azoreductase, giving the protein MPSLLHLSASPRGADSESLLLANDFLAAYREAHPDHEIAHWDLWDGTLPEFGPTAAHAKMAVFAGRDLDAAQRDVWREVVAAFARFDAAEHYLFSVPMWNHGVPYVLKQFIDVVSQPGMVFALDPASGYRGLLRGKKAAVVYSSAVYAPGRGPAFGEDFQTNYLEGWLRWAGVADVETIALRPDAASGGVASGRATAQEEARAVAAGF; this is encoded by the coding sequence ATGCCCTCCCTGCTGCACCTCTCCGCCTCGCCGCGCGGCGCCGACTCCGAGTCGCTGCTGCTCGCGAACGACTTCCTCGCCGCCTATCGCGAGGCGCACCCGGACCACGAGATCGCCCACTGGGACCTATGGGACGGCACGCTGCCGGAGTTCGGCCCGACGGCGGCGCACGCGAAGATGGCGGTCTTCGCCGGCCGGGATCTCGACGCCGCGCAGCGCGACGTGTGGCGCGAGGTCGTCGCCGCGTTCGCCCGGTTCGACGCCGCCGAGCATTACCTGTTCAGCGTGCCGATGTGGAACCACGGCGTGCCTTACGTCCTCAAGCAGTTCATCGACGTCGTGAGCCAGCCCGGCATGGTGTTCGCGCTGGACCCGGCCAGCGGCTACCGCGGGCTGCTGCGCGGCAAGAAGGCGGCCGTCGTCTACTCCAGCGCCGTCTACGCGCCCGGCCGCGGCCCGGCGTTCGGCGAGGACTTCCAGACGAACTACCTGGAGGGCTGGCTGCGCTGGGCCGGTGTCGCCGACGTCGAGACGATCGCGTTGCGCCCTGACGCGGCCAGCGGCGGCGTCGCGTCCGGCCGGGCCACCGCGCAGGAGGAGGCTCGCGCCGTCGCGGCCGGGTTCTGA
- a CDS encoding TetR/AcrR family transcriptional regulator, which produces MPVDKSGPWSGYSLEGPSLPRERADAARNRVAVLDAAARLFAEHGVDGVTMDAVAAAAGVGKGTVFRRFGDKAGLAVALLDERERDLQQAILSGPPPLGPGESGPVERLAAFVDAYLDYVLDHLDLVRMSETASPGARYRIGAYRFWHRHVALLLAAAAPGTDADADALAHAVLAPLAAEHLHAVVAEVGAARARAAARTVATRAAG; this is translated from the coding sequence GTGCCCGTCGATAAGAGCGGACCGTGGTCCGGTTATTCCCTCGAGGGCCCTTCGCTCCCACGAGAGCGCGCCGACGCGGCCCGCAACCGGGTCGCCGTCCTGGACGCGGCCGCCCGGCTGTTCGCGGAGCATGGGGTCGACGGCGTGACGATGGACGCGGTCGCGGCGGCGGCCGGAGTCGGCAAGGGCACGGTGTTCCGGCGGTTCGGCGACAAGGCCGGGCTGGCGGTCGCGCTTCTGGACGAGCGGGAGCGGGACCTGCAGCAGGCGATCCTCTCCGGTCCGCCGCCGCTCGGCCCCGGAGAATCGGGGCCGGTGGAACGGCTGGCGGCGTTCGTGGACGCGTACCTCGACTACGTGCTGGACCACCTCGACCTGGTGCGGATGTCCGAGACGGCGTCGCCGGGGGCGCGGTACCGGATCGGGGCGTACCGGTTCTGGCATCGGCACGTCGCGCTGCTGCTCGCGGCCGCCGCGCCCGGCACCGACGCGGACGCGGACGCGCTGGCGCACGCCGTCCTGGCACCGCTGGCCGCCGAGCACCTGCACGCCGTCGTGGCGGAGGTCGGCGCCGCACGCGCCCGGGCCGCCGCCCGCACCGTCGCCACCCGCGCCGCTGGCTGA